A single window of Gossypium arboreum isolate Shixiya-1 chromosome 13, ASM2569848v2, whole genome shotgun sequence DNA harbors:
- the LOC108463602 gene encoding polygalacturonase-like, whose product MNLSRPSHSIILILFFMLAINSTSALTKYNVLNFGAKPNGKTDSTKAFLMAWKAACTSADSTIIYVPKGRYLLGSMAFQGGCKSPQIIFRIDGTLVAPQDYRVLGKSTDWLSFEGVNGVSILGGALDAKGPSLWACKASHSNCPSGATTLSFTNSKNIRIRSLLSLNSQMFHIVINGCENVNVQGVRIIAAGNSPNTDGIHVQLSKNVNIIKCSIKTGDDCISIGPGTKNLWVEQVTCGPGHGISIGSLAKDLKEEGVQNITVKKTIFLGTQNGLRIKSWARPSTGFVQGIRFMDSLMVNVQNPIVIDQNYCPHNLNCPNQVSGIKIKDIIYEGIRGTSSTQVAIKFDCSPKNPCTGIRLQNINLSYLNKPAQSSCSNVRGKTLNLVRLESCL is encoded by the exons ATGAACCTCTCACGTCCTTCTCATTCCATTATTCTCATTCTCTTTTTCATGTTAGCCATAAATTCAACGTCTGCATTAACAAAGTACAATGTGTTAAACTTTGGGGCTAAGCCTAATGGAAAAACTGACTCCACCAAGGCTTTCCTCATGGCATGGAAAGCAGCCTGTACCTCAGCTGACTCCACCATCATATATGTACCAAAAGGCCGGTATTTGCTCGGTTCTATGGCCTTCCAGGGTGGCTGCAAAAGCCCTCAAATCATTTTCAGAATTGACGGCACTCTGGTCGCCCCTCAAGATTATCGAGTACTAGGCAAATCTACAGATTGGCTGAGCTTTGAAGGAGTGAATGGCGTTTCAATCCTTGGTGGTGCACTTGATGCCAAAGGACCATCTCTCTGGGCTTGCAAAGCTTCCCATTCCAACTGTCCTTCTGGAGCCACG ACGTTAAGCTTTACCAACTCCAAGAACATTAGGATCCGTAGTTTATTGTCCTTAAATAGCCAAATGTTTCACATCGTGATCAATGGATGTGAAAATGTGAATGTCCAAGGGGTTAGGATCATCGCCGCAGGTAATAGCCCCAACACCGATGGCATCCATGTCCAACTATCCAAGAATGTGAATATCATAAAATGCTCAATTAAAACTGGAGACGACTGCATCTCGATTGGTCCCGGTACCAAGAATTTATGGGTCGAACAAGTCACTTGCGGTCCTGGCCATGGCATTAG CATTGGAAGTTTAGCAAAAGATTTGAAAGAGGAAGGAGTCCAAAATATTACAGTGAAAAAAACAATCTTTTTAGGCACTCAAAATGGGCTGAGGATTAAGTCATGGGCCAGGCCTAGCACTGGATTTGTTCAAGGAATTCGGTTTATGGATTCTTTGATGGTAAATGTGCAAAATCCTATTGTAATTGACCAGAATTATTGCCCACACAATCTAAATTGTCCCAATCAG GTATctggaattaaaattaaagatatCATATACGAAGGTATTCGAGGAACGTCATCCACACAAGTAGCTATAAAATTTGATTGTAGTCCAAAGAATCCATGCACCGGGATAAGATTGcagaatatcaatttatcatatttgaaTAAACCTGCTCAATCATCTTGTTCCAATGTTCGTGGGAAAACGTTGAATTTAGTTCGACTAGAAAGTTGCTTATAG
- the LOC108463105 gene encoding WAT1-related protein At5g07050-like, with translation MEKMRCCGNLLESSKPYFAMISLQFGYAGMNIITKVSLNRGMSHYVLVVYRHAFATAVIAPFALIFERRGQPKITFSVFMQIFILALLGPVIDQNFYYAGLKYTSPTFSCALSNVLPAMTFIMAVIFRMEKIDVKKVRCQAKILGTMVTVAGAMLMTLYKGPIIDLFWSKKYIHTNQSYAPHTTETTDKDWFKGSILLLLATFAWASLFVLQAKALKTYKDHQLSLTSLVCFVGTLQAIAVTFVMEHKASVWQIGWDMNLLAAAYAGIVTSSISYYVQGMVIKKRGPVFATAFSPLMMIIVAIMGSFILAEKIFLGGVIGAILIVIGLYSVLWGKHKENKEAEEEIPEPVKSIQPNGSTILVIGDIEANQDAKEKLSIVAITMPKQMPESPIQK, from the exons ATGGAGAAGATGAGATGTTGTGGTAACTTGCTTGAGAGCTCCAAGCCTTATTTTGCAATGATTTCATTGCAATTTGGGTATGCAGGCATGAACATCATCACCAAGGTTTCACTTAACAGAGGCATGAGCCACTATGTCTTGGTTGTTTACCGTCATGCCTTTGCAACTGCTGTCATAGCTCCCTTTGCTTTGATTTTCGAAAG GAGAGGGCAACCAAAGATAACATTCTCAGTGTTTATGCAAATATTTATCTTGGCTCTTTTGGG GCCTGTGATTGACCAGAATTTCTACTATGCTGGGCTGAAATATACTTCTCCAACTTTCTCTTGTGCTTTGAGCAATGTGCTTCCTGCAATGACGTTTATCATGGCTGTCATCTTCCG GATGGAGAAGATAGATGTAAAGAAAGTGAGATGCCAAGCAAAGATATTAGGGACGATGGTGACAGTAGCTGGGGCAATGCTTATGACATTGTACAAAGGACCCATTATTGATCTGTTTTGGAGTAAGAAATATATCCACACTAACCAATCTTATGCTCCTCATACTACTGAAACTACTGACAAAGATTGGTTCAAAGGCTCCATTCTCCTTCTCCTTGCCACCTTTGCTTGGGCTTCCCTCTTTGTTTTGCAG GCTAAAGCATTGAAGACATACAAGGATCATCAACTTTCATTAACATCACTAGTGTGCTTTGTGGGCACTCTACAAGCAATTGCAGTGACATTTGTGATGGAACATAAAGCCTCTGTTTGGCAAATTGGTTGGGACATGAACCTGCTTGCTGCTGCCTATGCT GGGATTGTGACATCAAGCATATCATACTATGTTCAAGGAATGGTGATAAAGAAAAGAGGCCCAGTATTTGCCACTGCTTTCAGCCCCTTGATGATGATCATAGTTGCAATCATGGGGTCTTTCATCCTGGCTGAGAAGATTTTTCTTGGAGG GGTGATAGGTGCCATATTGATAGTAATAGGACTTTATTCAGTCCTATGGGGAAAGCACAAAGAAAACAAGGAGGCAGAAGAGGAGATTCCAGAGCCAGTTAAAAGTATCCAACCAAATGGCAGCACCATCTTAGTAATCGGAGATATTGAAGCCAATCAAGATGCTAAAGAAAAGCTCTCAATAGTGGCCATCACTATGCCAAAGCAAATGCCAGAATCCCCCATCCAAAAATAA
- the LOC108463522 gene encoding polygalacturonase-like, giving the protein MMKLTRPFHGIILILFVMLAINSTSATTKYNVLSFGAKPNGKTDSTKAFLMAWEAACSSADSTMIYVPKGRYLLGSMAFKGGCKSPQITFRIDGTLVAPQDYRLLGKSTDWLSFEGVNGVSILGGALDAKGPSLWACKASHSNCPSGATTLSFTNSKNIRIRRLLSLNSQMFHIVINGCENVHVQGVRIIAAGDSPNTDGIHVQLSKNVNIIKCSIKTGDDCISIGPGTKNLWVEQVTCGPGHGISIGSLAKDLKEEGVQNVTIRKTIFIGTQNGLRIKSWARPSTGFVQGVRFMDSLMVNVQNPIVIDQNYCPHNLNCPNQVSGIKIKDIVYEGIRGTSSTQVAIKFDCSPKNPCTGIRLQNVNLSYLNKLAQSSCSNVRGKALNLVRPESCL; this is encoded by the exons ATGATGAAGCTCACTCGCCCTTTTCATGGAATTATTCTGATTCTTTTTGTCATGTTAGCCATAAATTCAACGTCTGCAACAACAAAGTACAATGTGTTAAGCTTTGGGGCTAAGCCTAATGGAAAAACTGACTCCACCAAGGCTTTCCTCATGGCATGGGAAGCAGCCTGTAGCTCAGCTGACTCCACTATGATATATGTACCCAAGGGCCGGTATTTGCTCGGTTCTATGGCCTTCAAAGGTGGCTGTAAAAGCCCTCAAATCACTTTTAGAATTGACGGTACCCTGGTAGCCCCTCAGGATTATAGACTACTAGGCAAATCTACCGATTGGCTGAGCTTTGAAGGAGTGAATGGCGTTTCAATCCTGGGTGGTGCACTTGATGCCAAAGGACCATCTCTCTGGGCTTGCAAAGCTTCCCACTCCAACTGTCCTTCCGGAGCTACG ACGTTAAGCTTTACCAACTCCAAAAACATCAGGATCCGTAGATTATTGTCTTTAAATAGTCAAATGTTTCACATCGTGATCAATGGATGCGAAAATGTACACGTACAAGGAGTTAGAATCATCGCCGCAGGTGATAGCCCCAACACCGATGGCATCCATGTCCAATTATCCAAAAATGTGAATATCATAAAATGTTCAATTAAAACTGGAGATGACTGCATCTCGATTGGTCCCGGTACAAAAAACTTATGGGTCGAACAAGTCACTTGCGGTCCTGGTCATGGCATTAG CATTGGAAGTTTAGCAAAAGATTTGAAAGAGGAAGGGGTCCAAAATGTCACTATAAGAAAGACAATTTTTATAGGCACTCAAAATGGGTTGAGGATAAAGTCATGGGCTAGACCTAGTACTGGATTTGTTCAAGGGGTTCGGTTTATGGATTCTTTGATGGTAAATGTGCAAAATCCTATTGTAATTGATCAGAATTATTGCCCACACAATCTAAATTGTCCTAATCAG GTATCCggaattaaaattaaagatatCGTATATGAAGGTATTCGAGGAACGTCATCCACACAAGTAGCTATAAAATTTGATTGTAGCCCGAAGAATCCATGCACTGGGATAAGATTGCAGAatgtcaatttatcatatttgaaTAAACTTGCTCAATCATCTTGTTCCAATGTTCGTGGGAAAGCATTGAATTTAGTTCGACCAGAAAGTTGCTTATAA